CCTGCAACTCTCCCACCCCAAAAGAAAAACCCCCTGATTCATCAGGGGGCATAACCTTGTGTCACCCATGGGGGCACAACCTTACAGCGCGTGACACACTGCAATGCCCCTACCAGAGAATTTTGCTGATCAAAGTATCTTGACTAGAGCAACTGCTGCGATATCGTTTAGAAGTTGCTTCAACGCCCTGTCTTGTGCAGCAAAAAGCAAGATTTCTGAAACGCCCTCTTGACGAAAACTTTAGGAGTTTTTTGCTGAATAGACCGTTTTGCTGCTGTAGCTCACCTTACTGGATGAGGTTACTTCGGTAGCGATCGCCCATCGCCGCAGGTGCAAATACTTAATTTATACCTGGAGATATATGACTAAAGTAACTCGCCCTCTCAAGCTAAAGCTAGCTAAAAAAACGCTGGGGCAGGCTTGGTTAGAGGTTTTTACGTGGGAGCTGTAGGCTAGGAACAGCTTGCGATCGCCCTAAATGCTTCGTACCGTTATGCTGCTATGAACGTTCGGCCTTATTTGCGTCCTAAAACCTACGGCATAGCGGTTTTGAGCGTGACGATGGCGCTCCTGCTGATAGGGTTACTGAATCCGGTAGCCGACATGGCTACGACCCCATTTTTACTGTTTTTTGGATCGGTGATAATCGCCGCCATGTGGGGCGGTGTTGCCTGCGGATTGCTAGCCACAGGGTTAGCGGCCTTGCTCAGCAACTATTTTTTTATGTCCCCAAATGGTGGCCTGAGCTTAGATGCTCCAGCCATTATTCGGACCCTAGTATTTGTTACGCAAGGGGTTGTTCTTAGCCTGCTGTGTGGCTCGTTTAGATCGGCTCGCGATCGCTTAGAGCACAGCTCTCTACAGCTGCAAGAAAGCGAGTTTTCTCTACGCCACACCAACCAGTGGGTGACGGCTATTTTAGAGAGCGTTACCGACGGCTTTTATGCTGTCGATTTGCAGTGGCGGTTTGTGTACATCAACCCCCAGGCGCAGCACCTATTCAACCGTCCTCTAGAGGAGCTACTAGGGCAATCAATTTGGGAGGTGCTGCCAAACTTAGAGGGTAGCGCCATGGGGGAATCGTTTCAGCGGGCGATGACAACTCGACAGCCGCTGATCGTTGAAATTCCAGGGGTAGCGCACCCCAATCGCCTGTTTGAAATGCACACTAACCCCCTGGAAAACGGGCTGGCCATCTATTTTCGCGACGTGACCGATCGCAGAAATAGTCAGCGTCAGCTCTACCAGCAAATGCAAATGCTCGACTTGGCCAACGACAGCATTATTATTCAAGACCTCGACACGGCCACAATTACCTACTGGAACCAGGGGGCCGCGCGGCGGTATGGCTGGTCGGCGGAGGCGGCGATTGGGCAATCGACCACAGATTTACTCAAAACCGTTTTGCCAGAGCCCATGGAAGCGATTCGCGAGGCCATTTTGCAGGAGGGCTACTGGGCAGGGGAGTTGATGCAAACCACCCGCGACGGCCGCTCAATTATCACCAACAGCCGCTGGACGCTGCAATCTACCCCGGCAAATGAGCCCGCCGCCGTTTTAGAAATTAGCTCTGATGTGACTGAGCAAAAGCAGGTGGAGGAGGCCCTGCGCAAGAGCGAACTGCACTTTCGCACCCTGGCCAACTCTATGCCGCAGATGTTTTGGACGGCGCTACCCAATGGCCAACTGGAGTACTGCAACCAGCGCTGGTACGACTACACGGGCCTGACCCCGGCCCAGAGTTTTGCCCAGGGCTGGCTGGCGGTGCTGCACCCCGACGATCGCGATCGCGGCCAGGCTGCCTGGGACGAGGCGCTGCAAAAAGGGCTGCTGCTGGCCCTAGAAACCCGGCCACGGCGGGCCGCCGATGGTCAATACCGCTGGCACCTGGTGCGGGCGTTTCCCCTGCGGGATGAGCGGGGGGAGGTGCTGCGGTGGTTTGGCTCATCGACGGATATTCACGACCAGAAAATGGCGCTGGTGGAGCGCGATCGCGCCTTGGCCCAAGAGCGCGTCGCCCGGGAAGAAGCCGAGGCGGCCAACCGCATCAAAGACGAGTTCTTGGCGATGCTCTCCCACGAGCTGCGCACGCCGCTGAACCCAATTTTGGGCTGGGTCTCGCTGCTGCGATCGCGCCCCCTCGACGAGACTACCCGCACCCGCGCCCTCGAAACCATTGAGCGCAACGCCAAA
This genomic interval from Nodosilinea sp. FACHB-141 contains the following:
- a CDS encoding PAS domain-containing protein; translated protein: MNVRPYLRPKTYGIAVLSVTMALLLIGLLNPVADMATTPFLLFFGSVIIAAMWGGVACGLLATGLAALLSNYFFMSPNGGLSLDAPAIIRTLVFVTQGVVLSLLCGSFRSARDRLEHSSLQLQESEFSLRHTNQWVTAILESVTDGFYAVDLQWRFVYINPQAQHLFNRPLEELLGQSIWEVLPNLEGSAMGESFQRAMTTRQPLIVEIPGVAHPNRLFEMHTNPLENGLAIYFRDVTDRRNSQRQLYQQMQMLDLANDSIIIQDLDTATITYWNQGAARRYGWSAEAAIGQSTTDLLKTVLPEPMEAIREAILQEGYWAGELMQTTRDGRSIITNSRWTLQSTPANEPAAVLEISSDVTEQKQVEEALRKSELHFRTLANSMPQMFWTALPNGQLEYCNQRWYDYTGLTPAQSFAQGWLAVLHPDDRDRGQAAWDEALQKGLLLALETRPRRAADGQYRWHLVRAFPLRDERGEVLRWFGSSTDIHDQKMALVERDRALAQERVAREEAEAANRIKDEFLAMLSHELRTPLNPILGWVSLLRSRPLDETTRTRALETIERNAKVQAELIEDLLDVSRILRGKLQLNIQSVMLSDVVQAALETVQLAARAKEITLITKFDPDLGKIAGDHNRLQQIVWNLVSNAIKFTPKGGAVTIGLRRDGSYAIIEVADTGHGISADFLPHVFERFRQADSSSTRAFGGLGLGLAIVRYLTEQHGGEVSVTSPGLGQGSTFTVRLHLATTASLSPASAPPGVISFTDRRVLVIDDDLDSLHLLTALLEGYGMEVLTAKSAEEGMHLIEQHHPDLLISDIGMPEKDGIMLIQALRQRLAAEGGLTPAIALTAYVDGQTRDRVLAAGFQRHLSKPLDLEQLDQALAELLGGSG